GACTCGCGCAGCTCCGGGGTGGGCAGCTGCGACCCGACCATCAGCTCGGCGAGCCGCCGGGAGCTGACCTCCGCGGGGTCCAGCCTGGTCGCGACCGTGGTGCCGCGCCGGATCACCGAGATCGTGTCGGCGACGGCGAGCACCTCGTCCAGCTTGTGGGAGATGAACAGCACGGTCAGGCCCTCGGCGCGGAGCTCCCGCAGGTTGCCGAACAGCTCGTCGACCTCCTGCGGGACGAGGACCGCGGTCGGCTCGTCCAGGATCAGGACGCGGGCGCCCCGGTAGAGCACCTTGAGGATCTCCACGCGCTGCCGCTCGCCGACGCCGAGCTTCTCGACCCGCACGTCCGGGTCGACCCGCAGCCCGTACGCCCGGGACATCTCGTTGATCTTGGCGCGGGCGGCGGCGAAGTCGATGCGGCCCCGCCGCCACCCCGTGCCGCGGGGCTCGGCGCCGAGGATCACGTTCTCCAGCACGGTCAGGTTGTCGGCCAGCTTGAAGTGCTGGTGGACCATGCCGATGCCGCGGGCGATCGCGTCGGCGGGGGTGCGGAAGGAGACCTGCTCCCCCTCGACCTCGATGGTCCCCTCGTCCGGCCGCTGCATCCCGTAGAGGATCTTCATCAGCGTGGACTTGCCGGCGCCGTTCTCACCGCACAGCGCGTGGACCTCGCCGCGCTCGATGGTGAGGTTGATGTCGCGGTTGGCGACCACGCCGGGGAACCGCTTGGTGATCGATGTCAGCCGCACGGCCGGCACCTGGTCGGGCACGGGCGCCCCTCCTCCTTGCTCGGACCCGCCGCCGGCACGCCGCGGGAGACGGCGCGCCGGCGGCGGTGCCGCGTGCTGGGACGGTCTCTCGAAGCCTGCGGGGCGCGGATCGCGGCACGCGCACCGGACGACACCCCGGGGAGTGTCGTCCGGTGCGCGTCACGGCGTTTCCGGAACGGCGCCGCGGCGCCGCACGGGTGGCCCCGGCGCTACCGTCAGGGCTTCTCGGGGACCTTGATCTCGCCCGAGATGATCTGCTGCTTCAGCTCCTCGAGCTGGGACTTGATGTCGTCGACGTGGCCGCCGGACGTGGCGTAGCCGACGCCGTTGCTCTTCAGGTCGTAGATCTTCGACCCGGCCTCGAACTTGTCCTCGTTGACGCTCTTGACGAAGTCGAAGACCGCGACGTCCACGTTCTTCACCATCGACGTGAGGATCTGGTCCTTCACACCGGCCACGGCGGGCTGGTTGTACTGGTCGGAGTCGACCCCGATGACCCACTTGCCGGCGGCGCCGACGGTCTTGATGACGCCGATCCCGGCCGCGCCCGCGGCGTGGTAGATGACGTCCGCGCCCGCGTCGAGCTGGCCCTTGGCGGCCTCGTTGCCGAGGCTGGTGTCCTGGAAGCCGTTGAAGTTCGGCGGCTGGGTCAGGTACTTGGCCGGGAGGATCTCGATGTCGGGCTTGACCTTCTTGGCGCCCGCCTCGTAGCCGGCCTGGAACCGCTGGATCAGCGGGACGTTCACGCCGCCGATGAAGCCGATCTTGCCGCTCTCGGACTTCAGCGCGGCGGCGGCGCCGACGAGGTAGGAGCCCTCGGCCTCGGCGAAGCAGGCCGCGGCGACGTTGGGGCCCTCGACCTTGCAGCCGTCGGCGTCGACGACCAAGAACTTGGTGTCGGGGAAGTCCTTGGCCACCTTGTTGACCGCGGCGGTGTAGGCGAAGCCGACCCCGATGATCGGGTTGTGGCCCTGGTTCGCCATCAGCCGGAGCCGCGACTCCTTGTCGGCGTCGGACTCGTCGGGCTTCGCCGAGATCTCTTCGATCTCGACGTTCAGCTCCTTCTTGGCCCGGTCGAGGCCGGCGGCGGCGGAGTCGTTGAACGACTGGTCGCCGCGTCCGCCGATGTCGAAGGCGAGTCCGACCTTGATGGTGTCCTCGCCGCCGCCGCCGGTGTCCGCCTCCTGGCCACCGCACGCGGAAGCGGCGAGCGTGAGCGCCGCACCCGTCACGGTGACGAGGGTCATCTTCAGTCCACGGCGCAAGGTAGCGCTCCTTCCGTTCCCCACCCACGGTCCGGGGCCGTAGCGGCCACCGAAATCGATCGGACGCTACCTCGCGAAAGCGGGCAAACTTCCCGCTTGCACCGATTCGCAATCGGTCCGTTACCAAGGCGTACGCATATCGCCACAGGTCAGCGACGCGGGTCGGGCGGGGGCTCCTCCACCAGGTCAGGTGCGGGAGCCGCCGCGTCCGGCGGCGCGGGCGAGGCGTGGCCGCGGAGAGTCACGGGAAGGAGGCGGTCGCGGCAAGCGCGCCGGGGCCCGGTCGACCGGGCCGGCTTCGCGGGTCAGGCCAGCGCGGCGCCCTCGATGGTCCGGGAGTCGCCGGGACGGCCGCCCTCCCACAGCGCGGTCAGCGCGGTCGCGCTCAGCACCCGCACGCCGACCGCGATGCACCGCTCGTCCACGTCGAAGTCGCCGCGGTGCAGGTCGTACTCGGCGGGCGAGCCGGGGGTGCGGACGCCGAGCCGCGCCAGCGCGCCGGGGATCGACTCCAGGTACCAGCCGAAGTCCTCGCCGCCGAGGCTCTGCGGGGTGGGGACCACGCCGTCCTCGTCGATGACCTGCGCGGCCGCGTCGCGGAACATCTGCACGCTGGTCGCCTCGTTCACGGTCGGCGGGACGCCCCGGACGTACTCCAGGGACGCCTCCACGTCGTAGGCGGCGGCGACCGACTGCAGCAGCGCCCTCATCATCTCCGGCGCCCGGTGCCACGCCTCGTCGTCCAGGCAGCGGACGGTGCCCTCGGCGATGCCGTCGTCGGGTATGGCGTTGGCGACCGAGCCGGCCGAGACCCGCCCCCACACCAGCGACAGGCTGGAGCGCGGGTCGACGCGGCGCGACAGCGCCGACGGCAGCTCGGTGACGATCTTGGCGAGCGCGTACACCAGGTCGGCGGTCAGGTGCGGCCGCGCGGTGTGCCCGCCCGGGCCCGTGACCTTCACGTACACCTTGTCGCAGGCCGCGGTGATCGCCCCGGTGCGCAGCCCGAGCTGGCCGACCTCGATGCGCGGGTCGCAGTGCAGGGCGAACGCGCGGTCCACGCCCGCGATTCCGCCGGCGGCCATCACGTCCAGGGCGCCGCCCGGGGTCTCCTCGGCGGGCTGGAACAGCAGCCGCACCCGGCCCGGCAGCAGCCCCGCCTCGGCCTGCTGAGCGAGGAACAGGCCCGCGCCCAGCACCATGGCGGTGTGCACGTCGTGTCCGCACGCGTGCGCGACGCCGGGGACGGTCGAGCGGTAGGGGACGCCCTCCTTCTCGTCCTCCAGCGGGAGCGCGTCGATGTCGGCGCGCAGCGCGACCGTGGTGCCGTCGGCCGGGCCGATGTCGCAGTACAGCCCCGTGCCGCGCGGCAGGATCACCGGCTCCAGGCCCGCCGCGCGGAGCCGCTCGGCGATCTGCTTGGTGGTGCGGTGCTCGGCGTAGCCCAGCTCGGGGTGCTGGTGCAGGTCGCGGCGGAACGCGATCAGCTCGTCCTCGTGCACGGCCAGGAACTCGTCCAGCTGCGGCTGGAGCACGGCCCCGCCCAGCACGCCGGAT
The sequence above is drawn from the Actinomadura hallensis genome and encodes:
- a CDS encoding ABC transporter ATP-binding protein, which encodes MPDQVPAVRLTSITKRFPGVVANRDINLTIERGEVHALCGENGAGKSTLMKILYGMQRPDEGTIEVEGEQVSFRTPADAIARGIGMVHQHFKLADNLTVLENVILGAEPRGTGWRRGRIDFAAARAKINEMSRAYGLRVDPDVRVEKLGVGERQRVEILKVLYRGARVLILDEPTAVLVPQEVDELFGNLRELRAEGLTVLFISHKLDEVLAVADTISVIRRGTTVATRLDPAEVSSRRLAELMVGSQLPTPELRESTVTDEVQLEVGGLTVLTPEGRPVVDDVSLRIRRGEIVGLAGVEGNGQTELIETIMGIRSADAGTVEFGGEDITHWSTRRRREAGIAYIPEDRHRHGLVLEAPLWENRMLGHQTRRPNVRGPWIDRRGARRDTMRIVREYDVRTPDIEVPAAALSGGNQQKLIVGREMSGEPRLLIAAHPTRGIDVGAQAAIWEYLRQARADGLAVLLISADLEELIGMSDTLHVILRGRLVAEVDPRTVTPEELGSAMTGAGAAS
- a CDS encoding BMP family lipoprotein → MRRGLKMTLVTVTGAALTLAASACGGQEADTGGGGEDTIKVGLAFDIGGRGDQSFNDSAAAGLDRAKKELNVEIEEISAKPDESDADKESRLRLMANQGHNPIIGVGFAYTAAVNKVAKDFPDTKFLVVDADGCKVEGPNVAAACFAEAEGSYLVGAAAALKSESGKIGFIGGVNVPLIQRFQAGYEAGAKKVKPDIEILPAKYLTQPPNFNGFQDTSLGNEAAKGQLDAGADVIYHAAGAAGIGVIKTVGAAGKWVIGVDSDQYNQPAVAGVKDQILTSMVKNVDVAVFDFVKSVNEDKFEAGSKIYDLKSNGVGYATSGGHVDDIKSQLEELKQQIISGEIKVPEKP
- a CDS encoding amidohydrolase translates to MTHPGPGVMPGLEPPAAPGAAGSQGRDERRPGGEASGKAAGIVPPREGAPVADDFAVGEDAPRGPEGAVTAEIVPGTPAVGAASAGSGVLGGAVLQPQLDEFLAVHEDELIAFRRDLHQHPELGYAEHRTTKQIAERLRAAGLEPVILPRGTGLYCDIGPADGTTVALRADIDALPLEDEKEGVPYRSTVPGVAHACGHDVHTAMVLGAGLFLAQQAEAGLLPGRVRLLFQPAEETPGGALDVMAAGGIAGVDRAFALHCDPRIEVGQLGLRTGAITAACDKVYVKVTGPGGHTARPHLTADLVYALAKIVTELPSALSRRVDPRSSLSLVWGRVSAGSVANAIPDDGIAEGTVRCLDDEAWHRAPEMMRALLQSVAAAYDVEASLEYVRGVPPTVNEATSVQMFRDAAAQVIDEDGVVPTPQSLGGEDFGWYLESIPGALARLGVRTPGSPAEYDLHRGDFDVDERCIAVGVRVLSATALTALWEGGRPGDSRTIEGAALA